The sequence GAAGTCAAGCAAGTGTAAATATTCATTCACATTTGTTTTCGGGAATGAAGGGCAGATGGAGATTGAGGACTTTGAATATACAGTTGGAAGACAATACCAGGGCAAAAGAGCAATTCATTTAAAGAAGACAGAGCACTGTAAATACCTCTACAATGTTACACTTGAAACACTCCCAACATCAACTAACCACCACCCATCCAACCCCCAATCCCTTCctgtttcaaaatttaaaaacattacacCTCATTAAAAAACCTGAATTACACAAACAAGAGCCTTCACCAAACTTGCTAAAAGTTTGGGGACATAAAAATCCAACAGCTGCAAAGCTGTGAAGGCccctgaaagaaaagaaatgaaaagaaattgaGACTTGCCTCAGACTGTACAGGACAACACTGAGACTCTGCCTAAGCCTGTCCCAATGGGATTGCTACAGGGAGAAGAGAGATCCCAGATTTAGCAAGATAGCCAAATTAGTATGACCAATAAACATGCACTAGAACATTTCAATAGCCAGGGGAAGTTTCTCAATTGTGAAGAATAGTACCTAATGAACTGTCAAAGCACAATTACAATTAATAGCAAAATTGCTTAAAATTAATATAGAACTAATCAAATGTATGATATGTAATAATGAGCAAGAACCTACAAAATATCTGTAGACACACAAAATTATACTTGGCCTggtgtacaatttaaacatttgaagCAATAAGTGAAGCAATTAAAGGTATTTTCTCAACTCTTCAATATTTAAGTTTGTAACATTACTACTAAAAAAGCCATAAAGATCACATGAGCCTCTTGGGTGCAGTGTGCATAGGCATTTGGTATTGGAGTATTAAACTTGAATTTCACTTGCCACGTTGGGAGAAAACACATAAAAGCAACTTCCCAACGCTAGGTGGTGTTCTTTGTGTTTACAGCACAACTTCTGTCCAGTCTTTATCAACACAATACTTtgtgtttggaaaaaaaagatttgttttgctACTGTTGGGCCATTGTAGAAATGGAGATGGTCCAAAATTCTCTTATGTTTTGTCTCTTAATGTTTACTTGCATAACCTCTTATTGTGAGTATACTTTCGATACAGTTGCTGTAATTACTTGGCCAAGCAGTAAGACAAATTTAtagtttttaaattactttgtatATCCTAATGACTTGAAATTTAAACAGGTTTTAAACTGATCCCATATGTAACTATGTGTGTGCTTAAGGGAGTCCTGCAATAGACCTGCGCCTAATGTCTGATTTACAGCAGCCATGGCACAACACTGAATAGGGTTAGTCTGAAAATATTATGCAATTGTAATGTGTGATGTATGTGCCCTGCGATctgttggttcctgtcttgttccCTGAAGAGGTGAGCTCAGGTTCCCATTAACTGGATTACAGAAGCCTACGAATTGAGGAATATAccattttaaaacttaaattgTAATCTTTACTAAAATGTCAGAATGAAATTTAATGAACAACAATGAATCAAACCATATAGGTTAAATTTGCATCAAAAACAAATGACTGCTTGATACATTTCTCCCCTCACTACCATGAATGAATTAATCCTTCAAGAGTTGCTTTGCCATTTGTCCATTTAAATGCATCTCAAATCTACTCGAGCTCAATCATGCCAATACTGATTGGACTGTACTGTGTACTACATGATTAGAAATTTGCTCTGTCAGAAAGATATGCCAATTTCATTCAATAATTCAGACATTTTAATAACTATGATAAGTATTAACTTAAGAGTAGGACAACATAAATGCTAGAAAAAAAATGCCCTAAGCTTGTTAAAGGCATTAAACATcacaatcacaaattaaaaaaatgaatcttaATTTTGTACTGTCAAAGTAGCCTCTACGAACGAGTTGCTTTttcatatacagcataaatacaATTCCTAAATAGGGCTCGTGTTCATACTCCAAACTATCATAATATACATTACTTGTGAAAATGCACTTTAAGCTTATAGACTaagccaggggtgcccaatgcatcaatCAGGAtggaccggtagatcgcaaaggtagtgcaggtagatcttGTTGcgttcaaaaaaatttttttctttaaaacattagtctatcatatatcctcccaatggcatttgccacttgattgacatacagggaggCCAGTACGAGATccttcttctaacacactggtcatcccacacgcacaatcaaacgcgcgagctactgcaaaactccggctgtgatctagttagccttccaatttatatcgactaaagaagggattaaaaaaaataatttgtttggggagggtatggggctggatgtggaattggaaggggattttttttctcacaatgtcacaatcaaagtgcgtttgtctgatctgtcaatctatcattgctattccaaagaagaaaaatgtagaaaggcactttcaaactgttcataaaaactacgaaaagcgatctgaaaaagagaaaggagagggaactaaattaaaatcggacagccgtcatttttcactcggctgaattcaaaagctccttgactgcattattcggcatatattatttatgcgagtcagccttttccccacatgaagattattaaatccaaatactgtagtgaccataaatgtactgaatttttcttgtgccataaaggttattcagttatgcaaggaacgacaacatattttatgtataaagtaaactcatatatatcatttttaatgtaggtagatcatttcgacctcgtcattttaaaagtagcttgcaagctgaaaaagtgtgggcacccatGGACTAAGCAGTAAACCCATCCTGCTTTTTATAACACAAACTGTTCCTGCCTATAGCTCGATACTCCATTCCACAAAATTGTTTATTCTTTATAAACTGAAATCTGAAAGTATCAATTAATGCAAGACTCCTCATTCTTTTAAGTCTAAGTAAGAACAGCTCCAGATACTAGTGCTTGCACAATACTCATCAAAATGCTGTATAAACATTTTAGGGTAAGATTATAATATCACTAGTATCCTGGGCTCGGATCCCACTCAACATCACTGTCTATGTGGAGCTTAGATGTTCTGTGTCTGTGTGCCAATTCCTTCTGCATATTAAATTTGTGCAGCAAAGGTTAAGTTAAAAACCAAATCAGTCCCCAGTGGGTGAGTGCCATGTGTGGTATGTATCTAGTCCAATGAGGTTTCCTCCCAGGCACACAGCACTGATCAGAAAGTGTAAGGCCCTCTGCAATGCAGAATTAGACCAAGCAGGATTGAAGACTTCTATAGCAATATTTCATGCAATGCCAAAAGAAATGGGTTATTGCCACAGACCCTAGCATTATAATGGACTTGTATGTCAAAAAGGATGAACTTTACTATCAATtgaattacaacattagaaccTTTTGAGTTGGTAAAATGATGTTAAAGGTTATTTTAATACATCTCACAGACCTTAAAACAAATGCCGCACTGTTACTGACTGAAAGCGAGCCAATCATtaaccaaaaagaaaatgaatttgaTAATGTTTAAATACTAATGGAAAAAGTCATTTACACTTTTATTACGGTCTTAGACAACACAAATTCTAAGAAACTtgcaaaacatttaataattcaaTTACTGATTTGAGTAAATGTCAACATACAAATGATATGCTTTAAAATTTATTACTCTATACAAACCGTAGCTGCACAACTTGGCACCAGAATATcactgaactactgtatgggAACACAAGATTTAAAAATAGCTACATATTGCTCTGGATTACcatgataaatattttaaaactatttccGTAAAGTCAtttcatattttaagaagaaatgaGTTTTTTGCTTgctgcatacattttatttacacgcATTAAGTTCCATGCAAAAGTGGACAACCCTGGCCAAACTAAAATAGCATATACAGCCATGACAACAAAAAAGCTGAATCAAATACATTATGAAATATATTATGAAAATTTTAATGTACAGTTACAATTTCAACaggaaaaataagaataaatgagtAATTCTGCCTTTCCAGCTGTAAATTCTCTTAAGACCATTACTCTGATATGAATAACTCATTCGGTTTTAGTCTGTTTAAAAATTGGCATTAAAAACAGCCAGCTGATGACAATTTCAGTGCATAATAAATTTTCATACCTCAAACACTGAACACTGAATCACCATGGACTCATTTGatcaggtaattaaaaattttaaaataaaactgatgcctaaaaaaatcagaaagccaTAAAAGATATCAAAGTGCTTCCAGACAAATTCCCACAGttcagaatgtcatttaaaaattGGCAGCTGAGGGGAACTTTGGAAGTCGAGACTGGATCTAGACGTCAAAGGAATACTACACAGGAAGTCAAAGCAAAATCCTCTATGACTGCAAGGGACTTACAGGCAAGGTTAACTGGGAAATGTGTGGTAGTGCACTTCTCTACTGTGGAGCATTACACACAGAGACCCAGCCTTCACAAAAGAGCTATTAGAAGGAACCCCCATCTACAATCTTCTCACAAATAAAACATCTTAAGTATGCAAAATATCTGCACAAGAATTCAGAAACAAGGCTATAACCATGGAAGATattaaagaacagaagaaaaaaaaaataccctgtCAACTGTTAACTGATGTTGGAGGCAACCAACGGTGCAGAAAACATTATGCGATTACAAAGAAAACGGAATCCAATAATTACAAATCCGTAAGGAAAACTATTTTACAAGACACTTCAAAATCTACTATGAGTTACCTTAAGAATCACAAAGTTAAGTTTTAGAATGGCATTCGCCCACCACAAACTTTCAGTAAGCTGTGATTTTTGCTAAAGGCAGTGTTTTAAAGTACAGGCTtagtatattaatatttttatacaacTGCAGCTGTTTTAGATTGCAGTCAATgttgtatttactatttttttaacttcatatGCCACTATAATACACAGTTAGGCAGAGGTGTCCAAACCTTTGCATGGAACGGTGTTAGAACATGGACAAAACCAAAAATGCACACACTTACTGAAAACCTCTTTGTTGATGCAAAAACTGAAACCAAGACAAATCAGGCTTGTTTAATAAAATCTTGTAGCAACacaatttttagaaaaaaaaaatgaaaataaaacttgagtGTGAACACTTAAGATAGCAACATTATTCAGGTTTAGTCACATTTAAAATTGCAGATCACCTGACAAATGTTATGCGAGTGTACAGTAATGAGGGCCAATCAACTCACCCTACCAGATTTCCCTAAATATTTTTGGTTGCATAGTGCAAAGATAACCATGACCCATGTGGAGCTACAAAAAGATCAAGGAGTTCTTACAGAATGACATGTACAGATCTGAAGGTCAGAAAAATATCTTAGACATTACTTATTATGAGACACTGTTTAGAGACcatcattaaaaaaatggcaaaaaacaagGCGTCATTAAGGCCATTCCATTTTAACTAATGATTAGGGAACACTTTCAAATTTGTAAAGATATGGGCTAACAAgtaatttaatgaaagtaaataatCAGCCCTTGCACATTACAGCCAACTTGCATATTTTTTGAAGAGCCTTATCACTAGGGGGAGAACAGACAAAAGATAAAACTATTTTTCTCAGTGGTTTGGTCTCAATTTCTATTAAAAAGGTTTGTACAAAGTCAATATATTTTACCAAACAAAGACAAAGCTGCCTTTTTCAGCAGGGCCAGGagagacagacaaaaataaactaatCGCTCCAAATATGAAGATACTGTACCTGGAAACAAAACCTCCAGCCTCTGCCAGAAAGATGAAAATCCACTTTTTCAAATGACAATGCTgtcaaagcaaataaaaagtaatgGCCTGGCTGGAATGAAATTCACAATCCTATCAAATATGTGCACTTGCCTCCCATGCACAAACAGACTTACTGctgtaatcaaaaataaaataaactacttTGTACAAAAAAGCCACCATCCCTACAAAGGCATTTGTTTTCACTGAAGTACTGCAGTTACAAGATCATAATAGGTagtgtgtaaaaagaaaaaaaaaagaaagaaagaaaaaaaaaggatttgtcCGATTTCATCCTTTATATCTACAAAAGATTACATTTCAGTAAGTGTTTGAACAGTTTAAATCATGTAAATACTGGCTTCATTAAAATTCAATTAGAACATTTAAATGAAACGATTGTCTTACATACAATTATGAATGTTGCTCATATACTGAGCACATGCAAATTATAAGCTACACAGAAGAATGTGTGACTTGAGCAACAAACTGCAAGAAAGTAAGCTGAAGGTCAAAATACTGAAACCTGATCCATTACAAATCAGCATGAccactcaatttaaaaaaaaaataaataaaaacacaggtgaaggaagaaacaaaaatgcacaTACTTCAAACCACTGGTGTTGTGCAAAATTGTGATGCCACTGCAGGCATTGCCTTCCCAAGCATTAATCTCCTTAATGTTGTTTAACCCCatttaaaaaaagtacattttttttctataacattaaTACGTAGATAAAAAAATCAGTATACAGTTTTAAAGTTATGTCCACTGtttgctgtactgatgcagatttagtacacatccttcaTGTGATGTTTCAAAAACAGTCGCCAATATACAGTCCAATGTGAAAAGTcattctttgtgcacttttcttgtattttttctgttgcttgagcaTGAGGGTAGAACGTCAAGGCCTGATCCATACAATCGACATGCCCAATGTGTTATTGTACGCTACCTCAAGGCTTAAGAGGCTTCCACAATCTCCAACGCAAACATTGATGGTTGCTGCATTAGCAGTGCTTAGGGGTTAGAAGTTTGTCGTTCTATTTAATCACAATCATTTAGCAGTATTACGTGACTCaagtcaccaggcatatcacagcAGTTCAGTTGTACAGTGCTGTATTGCCGTATATAATCTGCGTCATGATCAACATCTAATGACCAATTCACACTGTTATTATTGATTGTTTCAACTAATGGTACCATTTCAGTTGGTTTTAAAACAGACTTTACAGCTTCTCAGCAACAAGCCATTGTGCTTTGGCTGAAAGCCcagccccactcatgaatattgactaGTTATCTTAAACTggcaaaatgcaacaaaatattcaTGATGTTTCACAGTCTGAATTCATTTAATCTGCTAGGAGGCAGCAAAATACTGTCCTGAAAGTGATTCAGGCTTAAAACTGTAAAGCGGATCATTAAACGCCACCCCGAATTTGATTCAAAGTTAACCAAAATTACACAGAATTCCGAGCCCAAGTGATGCTTCggggttaacaccaaggaggttaaatACAAGCTGACTAAAATTCTaattagaaaaaacacaaaaatgcaaatgGCAGCAAAAGTGAGAACTAGCAAACGTGTAGCATATGCAAAGGATACCAGTATCAATGCTTATAAACAAGAATGAATATTATtccaaaaataaatcattaaattatGAATAAACTACTAAAACTCACTGGatcaaaattaaaaactgcaaattGGATGATAAACTTAAAAGATAACGTGTATCTGATGAATAGTGCTTAGAGCAAATTACTCCATCCCTACTCTACAATGTCTCTCTCTAAACTATACTGGCCAAAAATATTGAAACTAAATGTCAAACAAAAGGAGGCTCCATTATGTAATGAAAACTCAAGAATTTGACTTGATTTAACAGTGAATCTATTTTACAAGCCTTTTCTTTCAAACTGCAGATGCAAAGGGCAAAATGTTTGCAGTTAGATATACGTCTTAATTTCAAAAACTGCAATTTCAGCCCAAACAAATTACGATTACTCAATTTCAGTtggtatatgtatacatatacttcTCTGCAAAATGTCAAGTGCGGTGTAGTGGTTTAATGCAGATTGTAggctcaaatcctgctactgacactgagtGTCCATGACTATGTCACTtattggaaaatcaaaagaaatgtcaagAATTGTATCTCAAATGGTGAAAGTCAATTTGGataaaaggcatcagccaaagtAAAAATAAGCAAGTAACCAAGCTGAGAAAGTCTGTATAAAGAAAGTGTATTCCCATAATAGGcatgatgttttactttttttgaacACTAAAATGTTTATGAACAAGTTAGACAATTTAATTGAGTGCAGTCTGTCAAAGGAAAGCAACAGTCATACGGCAGCTTGTTACAAATGCTAAAGAAAAGCTGGTAAAACCTAGCATTTGTGAGCAAACAAAACTttaaagggatttaaaagatctaaGTGGGTGCTGTGACtgtcaaaaagtaaaacaaagactTAATTACAAACCTTTTCATGGAggcttctcctctcctcctcataTTATGAAAGAACAGCATCAAGTTTTGATCACATTTTATTACAAGAAATTTTACAACAGTACAGGAGGAAAATCACAAGACCTACTTGGTGGTCAAAGATTGAGCCTGCAACAGGAAACAATTCTAAATACATGTAATTGTCACATTAAGACGCAACATACACATACTGGGACTTAAGACTGAAGCCCTCACCAAACAGTGTTGGGGACATAGGGTCCAACAGCACATAAAGTGCTGTGAAGGCCTCACTTTCTGTAGAACAATGTAATGCACAGAACTTGCCTTTAAAGTTGATATGTTCATGTTCGTAAAATTTTGGAGGCGCTGGAGTAACCATATTTACTAAACTTCACTTCTAAAATACCTAAATGAAACAtgaggagaaaaaaaagccaCAGTATATCATCTGTAACAATGGCGTGTattcctttttaattaaaaaggttATGTAAAACAAAGTCCCATGCGTTGCAAACTTTCTCCTCATCTTAGGAAGGTAGTTTCTCTTTCTCATTATGTCACAAAGGCTTAGTTCTGGACTTTTGAATACTAACACATCACAAGATGAGAAAAGCTTTAATCTCCAAACCTATTCCTGATGGAGCAGCTTCAATAACGGCCTCCTTGTGACATAACAGGAGGTCTCATTCCCATTGGAGGTCGGGGTGGCCCACCTTGAAATGGAGGAACCATTGGAGGTGCCTGTCCATAGGGAGGCATCCCACCAGGCATGTAACCTGGCATCCCCTGAGGAGGGCCGCCATATTGTCCTAAAGACAGggagggaggaaaagaaaaaaaaaaaaaaggcgcagTTATTTAGTACATTATCCTTTATGTTCGTGAATATCAAGATGCTGAATTAAAAGATCCAACAGAACACTATCTGCTTACAAATGAGGCATAAAGGACatatgtaattgaaaaaaaagaaaaagcacatgATGTAACGTCTTGGTATCTCTCTTAAGGTTTTGAAGCAAGTTATTTTAGTATCACAAACAAGCCAGTCAAAAAACTGAAGTTTACAAATATCAGCAAAAAAAGGGCAATCAGATGACATGCACCTTAACTCAAAACTTGTTACTTACAATATACACATTAACTGTTGCAAAAGATTCTAACGAAGATGCATCTGGGCATTGCACATTATGCTTATAAAGTTGAATACACTGTTCCtcctttgtttttctatttacagGTTAAATCTGATCTCAGGATGTGTGGAGTAAGCTTTTCTACCCCATTTCTCAGCTTCCcattatttgatttcttttgctcACCCTCGTGTTCCACTAAACGCATTTGTCCTGTATTCTCAACTTCATGGCTCCATAACTACAGTACATCTATCCCAGTCACTTAAAAATGGATCAGAGATCTTGCCTTATCAAAGCTACTGCGTTGGaatactatttttaaaaacattttaaacatttctagaAATTAACCACCAACATATCCAATATGAAATTGTCCACTGAGTTTATCACCACCCTAGGAAGCATTTCCTGATGGGATCAGTCCCTTACTTACTCTGCCATCAGTGTGCCACAGAGCACCTTTCTCCATATGTTCTGGGAATGTCCCACAGTTAATATTCTCTGGACTTCAAGTGCTAACGCCCTCTCCTGCACCTTATGTCTATTCCTTGCTCTCCTTCCACTATACGTCCGTTAGATTTCTCTTCTATCTTTCCCTTCATAATCAGTGTATTATTCAAATGGGCCACAATAGCAGCCAAAGTTCTAATAGTCTCCCAATGGAAGAATCCTGTATCTGTCTATCGGTCTGGAAGTCCTTTTTGTACAATCTAGCATTAGAAATGTCAACTGTGAAGATTAATGGGGTACCTGCACATACTAGTACTAGTAAATGGGAAAATATCTCCCTGATCAAGTCATAGCTGACTGCAAACCCCAGATTTCAATCTGACACACTTCtatttgatttctttcctcaACAGGCTGTGGGGGCCACTGGGCCCTGTCAGGGATTGTGTGTACCATCAGTCCACTACTACAGCAACATCTTGTATAAACAAATACTGACTAATTCAAATCAAATTGCATACTACCAATAGTTAAAGATTAGTAAAGACAATTAATCCAGAATCAATTCAAAATGTCAGACGCTGCAAATAATCTCATCCATAATAATTGCATCTATTTACAGTGAGGAAAAATTACATTAGTACTGTTTGAAATGGTACAAACAAGGGATCTCTATACATTTAGTAGACTGTACGcttgtttaaaattttacattggcTAAAAGCAAACTAAAAAACTTGAATATGCAAGATTTGCACTGCTAGTATCCCTTAAATACTAAAGGCTACTTTAGATGagacatccaaaaaaaaaaaaaaacacttaccaTGTGGGGGCATAGAGTGCCTAATTCCTGGCTGCTGGGGAGGCATTCCTTGCTGTGGCGGAATCATGCTTCCCATTGGCCCCACAGGGGGAGCACTAATGGACTGCTGCCCTTGTCTTGGAAGATTTCGCTGGTATTTTGGCAACTGTGCTCGCCTCTCTTCCTGTAAGACAAAACAGGAACAAAGGAGCTTACTTGCCTGAAGAATAAATTATTGATAAGACATTcagaagaataaagtcaacaactAACACTCTACTGACACTGGCAATTACTTACTGTTGAAAAATCAAAGATCTATATAAAAACTTACCAATGAGATATCCTCATCAGGGTGGATCAACTTACTAGTTGCACTCGCTGTAGTGAGGGTAGCTGGCTTACTTGTGACAGTCGCGGATGGTTTAGTTACAGTGCTGTTAGTGGCATTAGTGGTTGAAGCAGTTGACTGAGTGTATGCTGGGAATGTTGGTTTAGGAGGTTCTGCAGAAGTTGCAGGTGTGCTAAGGGGCTTGAAATCAGTACCAAGTGGTCCTGGCACAGCCTGCGGAgtctggaaaagaaaagaaaaaaaaaaaagaatcaaaaggaATACAGTCCAAAAAGAAATGAAGCTTTAAGGTATCAGTAGCAAGGGGGTAACCAAACTAATATCACACAGTCAGTCATGCTTTATACGGCATTATAGATGCACTAAAGCAAACATTACTAATTGTTTTTaacccattaaaaaaaacacaccacgCAGCTAATGGTCTTGCTTAAAAGGAGCACAGCAGAGATTACAACAGGACATTGGGAAGTTCAATACAAATCTATGCACTTTGATAGGTTTCATTGACAGGACATCTTTCCAAAGTAAAGCTACAGaacttcattttgaaaaatggacaAATAATGTCACAGATTTGTATTGACTTCTACCTCCTAGCATCATGCAGAAAATCACCTCAAACAAACAATGAAGGATGAGGTATTCcataaatatttataatcaaaTTGTTCAGAATGTAGAAACATTTCTGAAATTCTctagattttaaaattttcatttttgtaatgcgATGCATTAAATCATACTGAACATATGCATCACATTTGTAAACTGAAGATGAAAAGCGGACATCTAATTTTTTCATGCCACTGAAGATCAACTAGAATTTATCTGCAAACTCCTGCGTACTTGTGCTGTGCTAGGAAACAGAGGTTTAGAAGACGGTGACAGACTGTCTGCACTGGATGAGGTTGTACTTGTGCTTGGAACATGAGTCCCCATCTGTAGCATAAAGAAAGAGCAAACAGTGAATATCTAAATAACAAAACCAGTGAAGTGTCTACAGTGTTCCAAGTCTGCCGACTGTTAGCCACTGCTATAGGTATATTTTAACTAGCCTATTTATAAAAGATGTAAACTCCAGCTCTCAAAATTCCAGACGGCATCTAACTAAATATTGCGATGTGCCAAATATTCAAATTCAATACTGAAGATTTGTATTAAAATGCAGTTCTTTCCAATTTCAACATCTATTCTGCAAAGAAATGCACATGTGGAAAGAATAACTGAAACGCATACTTGTCCTGCACTAGGAAACAAGGGCTTTGTAATGGGTGGCTGTGGACTTGACACTGTGGCCACAGGCATTGCTGGACCATTAAGCATAGCCGGTGCAGTGACTGGAGGAGCCTGCGTTATATGAGGCAAACCTGGACGTGGCCCAACAGGTGGAGGCATACCTAGATGacaaggaaacaaacaaaaaggaaatgttCAAACACAAACTATACAGCAAAACTCAAACACAAACTCCCAATGGTATTTTCACAACTGGTAGCTTATTGCAGGTCACTACATGGTATTTTAACGTTGACACATCCATCATGAACCAGGCTGAGAAGGAATCCATAAAATTaaactataattaaaataattactatgcaaataaaaacttaaaaacaacGATTTAAAACTCACCAGGGGGCATGCCTGGCATCATTGGTGGCATTCCCGGTCCAGGTGGCATCATACCTCCCATTGGCATCATACTGCAAAATAAAAGCATTCTGAGCTTAAGAGGCAACATTATGATAAACAGCAAGGAAAACCTCGACATTTCACCACCCAATACATGGTAGCTATATACAACAAAAGTCAATCATACCCTGGAGGCATTCCTGGCATTACTGGTGGCATTCCAGGCATCATAGGAGGAACTCCTGGCATCATAGGAGGCATTCctgcaggaaaaaataaaaaaaataaaa comes from Polypterus senegalus isolate Bchr_013 chromosome 17, ASM1683550v1, whole genome shotgun sequence and encodes:
- the znf207b gene encoding BUB3-interacting and GLEBS motif-containing protein ZNF207b isoform X4 produces the protein MGRKKKKQMKPWCWYCNRDFDDEKILIQHQKAKHFKCHICHKKLYTGPGLAIHCMQVHKETIDGVPNAIPGRTDIELEIYGMEGIPEKDMEERRRLLEQKTAESQKKKQNNQDDSDYDDDDDEPGPSFQQAPVQPQPGFIPPMTQPGMPPVHGNPGMPPGSFSGMPPMMPGVPPMMPGMPPVMPGMPPGMMPMGGMMPPGPGMPPMMPGMPPGMPPPVGPRPGLPHITQAPPVTAPAMLNGPAMPVATVSSPQPPITKPLFPSAGQMGTHVPSTSTTSSSADSLSPSSKPLFPSTAQTPQAVPGPLGTDFKPLSTPATSAEPPKPTFPAYTQSTASTTNATNSTVTKPSATVTSKPATLTTASATSKLIHPDEDISLEERRAQLPKYQRNLPRQGQQSISAPPVGPMGSMIPPQQGMPPQQPGIRHSMPPHGQYGGPPQGMPGYMPGGMPPYGQAPPMVPPFQGGPPRPPMGMRPPVMSQGGRY